The following coding sequences are from one Nicotiana tomentosiformis chromosome 3, ASM39032v3, whole genome shotgun sequence window:
- the LOC138908206 gene encoding uncharacterized protein, giving the protein MPKFEKYDGHGDPIAHLKRYCNQLRGAGGKKELLMDYFGESLTGIASEWYMDQNISHWHIWDDLAQDFVRQFQYNVDIDQDRNFLTNFKKKTVESFHEYAIKWREQAARVKLPMDETEMVNIFLQAQEADYFQNKMSAMGKPFAEAIKVGEMVENGLKTGRIISQSALRATSQAIQNSSGGLANRKKMEEGAMMASAIISIADSEAKPKAAAKQARNEKKITPIPQVAEKAVETNIGAAPAKDAILYIPRASRKHVLDIDTSYKFLLGRSWIHSAGAVPSTLHQMVKFEHENQEIVVHGEDEQSIYRDPSVPCLEAREGSEHIVYQAFEIVVADQCEEGASFPQPCLSNASVMVATEMIKHGYKPGKGLGVSLQGIIEIVTSIVNEKFFGVGFRDTEIDEKWADERKKIGWVLPQPIPHLAKSFVKPKYAEEEKEEAFTAEEIEDICEAMKQMLYESQMAQLGESTSTAEVLYMRPNAKLQNWKATPFPVRRESRSNNTDLNNMTCLRSSCTDPKTMSNCEIMNQELEYDEDEDFREINRELEQFENKPKPNLNETEPVIWSYDDMPGLSVDLVVHKLPTYPGYPPVQQKQRKFKTNISDKIKEEVTKQLKAGVIRVVRYTTWLANVFPVPKKDRKTRVCVDYRDLNKASPKDNFPFPNIHILVDNCAKHEIQSFVDCYAGYHQVLMDEEDAENMAFTTPWGTYCYRVVPFVLKNAGEIEVYVDEVIIKSRTHEDHVRDLRKFFEHLRSYNLKLNPAKCAFGVPSRKLLGFIVSRRGIELDPTKIKSIWDLLPPRTKKEVMSLLGRLNYISRFIAQLTTTCEPIFKLLKKDAAIKWTNECQEAFDKIKEYLSNPPVLVPLEPGRSLFLYLTVLENSFSYVLGNMM; this is encoded by the exons ATGCCAAAATTTGAAAAGTACGATGGGCACGGAGACCCGATCGCTCACCTGAAACGATACTgtaaccagctgaggggtgctgGTGGAAAAAAAGAATTATTGATGGATTATTTCGGGGAAAGCTTGACGGGAATTGCATCAGAATGGTACATGGACCAGAACATCTCCCATTGGCATATATGGGACGACTTGGCCCAAGATTTCGTCAGGCAATTTCAATACAATGTTGATATAGATCAAGATAGGAATTTTCTGACCAATTTCAAGAAGAAAACCGTAGAAAGCTTCCATGAATACGCTATCAAGTGGCGTGAGCAAGCAGCCAGAGTGAAACTGCCTATGGATGAGACAGAAATGGTCAATATTTTCTTGCAAGCCCAAGAGGCCGATTATTTTCAGAACAAGATGTCTGCCATGGGCAAACCTTTTGCAGAGGCTATAAAAGTCGgagaaatggtagaaaatggcTTGAAAACTGGTCGAATCATAAGTCAATCTGCTTTGAGAGCCACCTCCCAAGCCATACAGAACAGCTCGGGAGGTTTAGCAAATCGAAAGAAGATGGAAgaaggagccatgatggcttcag CCATCATTTCCATTGCCGATTCAGAGGCAAAACCCAAAGCGGCGGCAAAACAAGCTAGAAATGAGAAGAAAATCACTCCAATCCCTCAAGTTGCAGAAAAAGCTGTAGAAACAAATATTGGGGCAGCACCTGCTAAGGACGCAATTCTCTATATTCCTAGGGCCTCAAGGAAACAT GTTCTGGACATAGATACTTCATATAAGTTTCTCCTAGGAAGATCATGGATTCACTCTGCAGGAGCTGTGCCCTCCACTCtccatcaaatggtcaaatttgaGCATGAAAACCAAGAAATTGTTGTACATGGGGAGGATGAACAGTCCATTTACCGGGACCCTTCAGTCCCGTGTCTCGAAGCTAGAGAAGGAAGTGAGCACATTGTATACCAAGCTTTTGAAATTGTGGTCGCCGACCAATGCGAAGAAGGGGCCTCATTCCCTCAACCCTGCTTATCTAATGCCTCGGTCATGGTTGCCACTGAAATGATTAAACATGGGTACAAGCCCGGAAAGGGGCTCGGGGTATCTCTACAAGGCATCATAGAGATCGTTACTTCGATCGTCAATGAGAAGTTCTTCGGCGTAGGTTTCCGAGATACAGAGATCGACGAAAAATGGGCTGATGAGCGCAAGAAAATTGGGTGGGTCCTGCCCCAGCCCATTCCACATCTTGCCAAGTCATTCGTTAAACCCAAATATgcggaagaagaaaaagaagaggcCTTCACGGCCGAAGAGATTGAGGATATTTGTGAAGCCATGAAACAAATGTTATACGAGTCCCAGATGGCCCAGCTGGGGGAAAGCACAAGCACTGCTGAGGTGTTGTACATGAGACCAAATGCCAAGCTTCAGAATTGGAAGGCTACCCCATTCCCTGTCAGGCGGGAATCCCG ttctaataatacggacttaaataacatgacatgcttgcggtcTTCATGCACAGATCCTAAAACGATGTCTAactgtgaaataatgaatcaagaactgGAATATGACGAAGATGAGGATTTTAGAGAAATAAATCGAGAACtggaacaatttgagaataagcctaagccaaacttaaatgaaactgagCCAGTTATTTGG tcctatgatgatatgccagGGCTGAGTGTCGATTTGGTAGTGCATAAATTGCCAACTTATCCCGGTTATCCACCCGTCCAACAAAAGCAGAGAAAGTTTAAAACGAACatcagtgataaaatcaaagaagaagtcaccaaacaaTTGAAAGCTGGTGTGATCCGAGTGGTCCGATACACCACCTGGTTGGCTAATGTTTTCCCAGTGCCAAAGAAAGACAGGAAAACCcgagtgtgtgttgattatcgggatttaaacaaagcaagcCCCAAGGACAACTTCCCATTTCCAAACATCCACATTCTTGTTGACAATTGTGCCAAACATGAGATACAATCTTTCGTGGATTGTTATGCTGGATATCACCAGgttctgatggatgaagaagacgCAGAAAATATGGCTTTCACCACACCTTGGGGAACTTACTGTTACAGGGTCGTGCCATTTGTTCTGAAAAATGCTGGG GAAAttgaggtgtatgtggatgaGGTGATCATTAAATCAAGAACACACGAAGACCATGTGCGGGATTTGAGAAAGTTCTTTGAGCATCTGCGCAGTTATAATTTGAAATTGAACCCAGCTAAATGTGCATTTGGGGTTCCATCTAGAAAACTTCTAGGGTTTATAGTCAGCCGGAGGGGTATCGAGTTAGATCCAACAAAGATAAAGTCTATTTGGGATTTGCTACCTCCGAGAACCAAGAAAGAGGTCATGAGTCTGCTAGGAAGACTGAattacatcagcaggttcattgctcagcttactaccacatgtgagcccatatttaagttGCTGAAGAAAGATGCGGCGATCAAATGGACGAATGAATGTCAAGAGGCTTTCGATAAAATCAAAGAATATCTGTCAAATCCACCAGTGTTGGTTCCGCTCGAGCCAGGAAGATCTTTATTCTTGTACCTGACAGTCTTGGAAAATTCGTTCAGCTATGTCCTGGGCAACATGATGTGA